From Flavipsychrobacter sp., a single genomic window includes:
- the tsaD gene encoding tRNA (adenosine(37)-N6)-threonylcarbamoyltransferase complex transferase subunit TsaD produces MVNILAIESSCDDTSAAVIQNGQVLSNLVATQKVHEEFGGVVPEMASRAHMQKIVPVVDVALKRAGVTKEEINAIAFTQAPGLIGSLLVGACFAKGFAQAMDIPLIDVHHMQAHVLAHFIEEPKPRFPFLCLTVSGGHTQVVLVKDHLDMEVLGETIDDAAGEAFDKVAKMLGLPYPGGPMVDKLAQQGDATKFEFPISNMKDYQFSFSGIKTSVLYFLQKQKKDNPNFIEENINDICASVQHTIIQSLMKKLKKAAKDLNIDQVGIAGGVSANSGLRKELETVGAKLGWDVYIPKFEYCTDNAAMIGITGYYKYLKGSFVDLTISPTARAKWI; encoded by the coding sequence GTGGTAAATATATTAGCAATAGAGTCTTCTTGTGACGATACGAGTGCAGCCGTAATACAGAATGGGCAAGTGCTGAGTAATCTTGTGGCAACACAAAAAGTGCATGAAGAGTTTGGTGGAGTGGTGCCGGAAATGGCATCGCGAGCACATATGCAAAAGATCGTACCTGTAGTAGATGTAGCGCTAAAAAGAGCTGGGGTTACAAAAGAGGAAATTAATGCTATTGCTTTTACTCAAGCGCCTGGTTTAATAGGCTCTTTATTAGTAGGTGCTTGTTTTGCAAAAGGTTTTGCTCAAGCAATGGATATTCCTTTAATAGATGTGCACCATATGCAAGCTCATGTCTTAGCTCACTTTATAGAAGAGCCAAAACCTAGGTTCCCATTCCTTTGTTTAACCGTTTCGGGAGGGCATACTCAAGTTGTATTAGTGAAAGATCATCTTGATATGGAAGTACTTGGTGAAACTATTGATGATGCAGCGGGGGAGGCTTTTGATAAGGTAGCCAAGATGTTGGGATTGCCTTATCCAGGAGGTCCAATGGTAGACAAACTAGCACAGCAAGGAGATGCAACGAAGTTCGAATTTCCTATATCTAATATGAAGGATTATCAGTTTAGCTTTAGTGGCATCAAAACTTCTGTTCTATACTTCCTTCAAAAGCAGAAAAAAGACAATCCCAATTTCATTGAAGAGAATATCAATGATATCTGTGCTTCGGTGCAGCATACAATCATACAGTCTCTCATGAAAAAGCTAAAAAAGGCGGCCAAAGATCTAAACATTGATCAGGTAGGTATTGCGGGTGGCGTATCTGCCAATAGTGGTTTGAGAAAAGAGCTGGAAACTGTTGGAGCAAAACTAGGTTGGGATGTGTATATACCTAAGTTTGAATACTGTACAGATAATGCTGCAATGATAGGTATTACAGGTTATTATAAATACCTGAAAGGGAGTTTTGTAGACTTGACGATCAGTCCTACTGCCAGAGCAAAGTGGATATGA
- a CDS encoding segregation/condensation protein A, which translates to MSTVYQIKLPDFEGPFDLLLFFIERDELDIYNIPINKITQDFLSYIHQKEALNIELASEFILFVSTLMRIKAKMLLPRKEVDEQGNEIDPRQELVDKLLEYKRFKEASEQMIVMEAERLLQQKRGNIKGELSSITDEHSEGTEIQTVTSYKLMQAFERVMMRLKARTDRPQHVVVKYNYSMDGQRKFLLSHLKEHRKVSFEALFSEVENRIHAIFTFLAMLELVQQRFLSIMIGGGRNNFIVEWNTDEEMRHNDDENNTEEEGQNDDLAQ; encoded by the coding sequence ATGTCTACTGTATATCAAATAAAACTGCCTGATTTTGAAGGGCCTTTTGACTTGTTGCTCTTTTTTATAGAGAGGGATGAGCTAGACATTTATAATATTCCGATTAATAAGATAACTCAAGATTTCTTGTCCTATATACACCAAAAAGAGGCATTAAATATAGAGTTGGCTAGTGAATTTATTTTGTTTGTATCAACGCTGATGAGGATCAAAGCTAAGATGCTACTGCCTCGTAAAGAAGTTGATGAACAAGGAAACGAAATAGACCCAAGACAGGAATTAGTAGATAAATTACTGGAATATAAGCGCTTTAAAGAAGCTTCTGAGCAGATGATCGTAATGGAAGCAGAGCGACTATTACAGCAGAAGAGAGGAAATATTAAAGGGGAGTTAAGCTCAATAACTGACGAACATTCGGAAGGTACAGAGATACAAACCGTTACCAGCTATAAGTTGATGCAAGCTTTTGAGCGGGTAATGATGCGCTTGAAGGCGAGAACGGATAGACCACAACACGTAGTCGTTAAGTATAACTACAGTATGGATGGACAGCGGAAGTTCTTATTGTCACATCTTAAAGAGCATAGAAAAGTGTCTTTTGAGGCATTATTCTCAGAAGTGGAAAATAGAATACATGCTATATTCACGTTTCTTGCAATGCTAGAGCTAGTTCAGCAACGCTTTTTGTCGATCATGATAGGTGGCGGGAGAAACAATTTCATTGTAGAATGGAATACTGATGAAGAAATGAGACATAACGATGACGAAAATAATACGGAAGAAGAGGGCCAAAATGATGATTTGGCACAATAA
- a CDS encoding methyltransferase — protein MSNNYFQFKQFKIEQAHCAMKVSTDACMQGAWTPIEPSVKRVLDIGTGTGLLSLMLAQRNEYIYIDAVELDRNAALQATDNIANAPWNSRVHVHHTDVKTFMPEELYDMVICNPPFFQNSLQGVHANRNMARHNDSLSYEDLFAAIDKVLTKDGYASIMLPATEFDIWEQLLNNKGWSVPAKLLVKPRVTQAHNRIIGLCRRNPVSAIAAEELCIYADQGYTNEFTKLMQPYYLDL, from the coding sequence ATGAGTAACAACTATTTTCAATTCAAGCAGTTTAAAATAGAGCAAGCCCATTGTGCCATGAAAGTGTCTACAGATGCTTGCATGCAAGGTGCGTGGACTCCCATTGAGCCTTCTGTTAAACGAGTATTAGACATAGGAACTGGTACAGGGCTTTTATCGTTAATGTTGGCACAGCGTAATGAATATATTTATATTGACGCAGTAGAGTTGGATAGAAATGCGGCCTTGCAAGCAACAGATAATATAGCAAATGCTCCATGGAATAGTAGAGTTCATGTACATCATACAGATGTAAAAACGTTTATGCCTGAAGAGCTATATGATATGGTGATATGCAACCCCCCTTTTTTTCAGAATAGCTTGCAGGGGGTACATGCTAATAGAAATATGGCAAGGCATAATGATAGCTTAAGTTATGAAGACCTGTTTGCTGCTATAGATAAGGTATTAACTAAAGATGGGTATGCCTCTATCATGCTTCCTGCTACAGAATTTGATATTTGGGAGCAATTACTGAATAATAAAGGGTGGAGCGTACCCGCTAAGCTATTAGTAAAACCTAGAGTTACACAAGCTCATAACAGAATAATAGGTTTGTGTCGGCGAAATCCTGTTAGTGCAATTGCTGCGGAGGAGTTATGTATCTATGCTGATCAAGGTTATACCAATGAGTTTACAAAACTCATGCAACCCTACTACCTAGATTTATAA
- a CDS encoding DUF6263 family protein, whose protein sequence is MKYVLFIGILSILSGSLASCNQESTTNDNKPVKLLFHFEQDSTYKYLVKSDIEIKPQIGDKDISITQGMTIACKYKKTSSRGTSSNMSVTYDRIMISSGNDQNRLEFDSDHDNGVGKVFQSIREVIHQPFEMVITPYGNIITSSGIADPNNKGKYFSDTAFQKVMLQALQIYPKKIIQPGDIWERKFTSSIGFIHVEIVNNYKLMFVNNDVAHIELTGRINATNDNRQKIDINGIQRGSMDVALNSGLVTNGKMEQQLSGLLYLNGKETPVSINATTHIMGTKAEIPE, encoded by the coding sequence ATGAAGTACGTACTATTTATAGGCATTTTATCCATCTTGTCAGGCAGCTTGGCTTCCTGCAATCAAGAAAGTACGACCAATGACAACAAGCCTGTGAAATTATTATTCCATTTCGAACAAGATAGCACCTATAAGTACTTAGTAAAAAGCGACATCGAGATAAAGCCCCAGATAGGAGATAAAGATATCTCCATTACACAAGGCATGACCATTGCTTGCAAGTACAAAAAAACGTCCAGTAGAGGCACAAGCAGTAATATGTCTGTAACATACGATCGTATCATGATAAGCTCAGGTAACGATCAGAACCGATTAGAATTTGATAGTGATCATGATAACGGTGTCGGCAAAGTATTTCAGAGCATAAGAGAAGTTATTCATCAGCCTTTTGAGATGGTCATTACACCTTATGGTAATATCATTACTTCTTCTGGCATTGCCGACCCCAACAATAAAGGCAAATATTTTAGTGACACAGCGTTTCAGAAAGTAATGCTACAAGCACTACAGATATACCCTAAAAAAATAATCCAACCCGGCGATATTTGGGAAAGGAAATTTACTAGCTCAATAGGATTTATACATGTAGAAATAGTCAATAACTACAAATTAATGTTTGTCAACAATGATGTGGCGCATATAGAATTGACAGGCAGAATAAATGCGACCAATGACAATCGGCAAAAGATCGATATCAATGGAATACAAAGAGGTAGCATGGACGTTGCATTAAACAGCGGACTAGTTACCAATGGTAAAATGGAACAACAGCTATCGGGGCTTTTGTATTTAAATGGTAAAGAAACTCCTGTATCCATAAATGCTACTACTCATATAATGGGTACAAAAGCAGAAATCCCTGAATAA